TGAAAAAGCTGTCAGCCTACAAGAGGACAGCGGCTGTAGAGGGAGCTGGAACTGGGGCCGGGGGAATACTGCTCGGGATGGCGGATTTTCCGTTGCTTTTATCGATAAAAATGAAGTTTCTATTCGATGCAGCGTCAGTATATGGGTTCGATCCATCAAAATATGAAGAACGTCTGTTTATCCTTTATGTATTTCAGCTGGCTTTTTCAAGTGATGAACATCGGAAGCAGACGCTTGACTTGATTGAAAACTGGGAAGTGAGAAAAGCTGAATTGACCGAGCTGGATTGGCAGCAATTTCAGCAAGAGTACAGAGATTATATCGATTTTGCCAAGATGCTGCAGTTGATGCCTGGGATTGGGGCTGTTGTAGGAGCTTATGCAAACTACAATCTGCTCGACCAGCTGGGAGAAACAGCGATGAATGCCTATAGAATGAGAATATTGAAAACACCTCCGCAACCATGAGTTGTGGAGGTGTTTTGTATTGGAATCTTTATGCTAATGTCTCACTTATTTCGTGTTTAATTTGTGCTTTTGTTTGATAGTTGAGTGCGGCTGCGCAAAGAGTTTTTGCCGCAATGACCATTGCTTTTTCGTCAAAATCGAATCTTGGGTGATGGTGTGGATAGGAGCCGTCTGTTTCAGGCTTAGCTCCGGTGAAGAAGAAGGTACCTTTTACATTCTGCAAATAGTAAGCAAAGTCTTCACCACCCATTTGAAGGGCACTTTCTTCTATTTTCGTCACTTCCGGCACCTTTGTAGCGCAGTCAATCAGGAATTCAGTTTCTGCTGCATGGTTGACGACGGCTGGATAGCCTTTATCATATTGGTAATCATATGTGCAATCTGTTGCCAGGCATGTTCCATGGACTACTTTTTCTATTTCCTCTGCAATAAAATCCCGGGTTGATTCGTTGAAGGTCCTGACCGTGCCGTTCAGCTTTGCTTTATCAGCAATTACATTGAAGGCATTTTCTGCAACGAAGGAACCGACGGTCACAACAGCAGAATCGACAGGGTCCACACGTCTGCTGACAATTTGCTGCAAGGTCGAAACAAGCTGTGCACCGGCGACGATGGCGTCCTTCGTTTTATGCGGCTGTGCGCCGTGTCCGCCTTTTCCCTGGATCGCAATTTCAAACCGGTCAGCTGCTGCCATGATGGGGCCGAT
This portion of the Mesobacillus sp. S13 genome encodes:
- a CDS encoding M20 family metallopeptidase, giving the protein MQDQLFRKIDNLFPEMVEIRRYMHQHPELSFQEVNTAQYIQSFYEKLGAEVRANVGGNGVVAKIHGAKPGKTVALRADFDALPIQDEKDVPYKSLVPGVMHACGHDGHTATLLVLAKVLYENRENLQGTYVMIHQHAEEYAPGGAISMIEDGCLEGVDVIFGTHLWATEPTGTIQYRIGPIMAAADRFEIAIQGKGGHGAQPHKTKDAIVAGAQLVSTLQQIVSRRVDPVDSAVVTVGSFVAENAFNVIADKAKLNGTVRTFNESTRDFIAEEIEKVVHGTCLATDCTYDYQYDKGYPAVVNHAAETEFLIDCATKVPEVTKIEESALQMGGEDFAYYLQNVKGTFFFTGAKPETDGSYPHHHPRFDFDEKAMVIAAKTLCAAALNYQTKAQIKHEISETLA
- a CDS encoding EcsC family protein, producing MNEYELKAYEEVVDWKRKLNKRASLLARASKRAQTKVNELIPDKVHKFLTESIKNMVKATLAGSNYTTRKQQGTGLTLAEKDQQLLKKLSAYKRTAAVEGAGTGAGGILLGMADFPLLLSIKMKFLFDAASVYGFDPSKYEERLFILYVFQLAFSSDEHRKQTLDLIENWEVRKAELTELDWQQFQQEYRDYIDFAKMLQLMPGIGAVVGAYANYNLLDQLGETAMNAYRMRILKTPPQP